A stretch of DNA from Ranitomeya variabilis isolate aRanVar5 chromosome 1, aRanVar5.hap1, whole genome shotgun sequence:
TTTTTCTATTGGTATTTTTCTTTTAATAATATGCAACTTGTTTTATTTTAAGGTTAAGGAGCTGCGACAAGCCATTGAGGAGTTATATTACTTTGAGTTTGTTCTGGATGATATACCAATCCGTGGTTTTGTTGGATACATGGAAGAAAGTGGCTTCTTACCACATATTCATAAAATTGGTTTGTGGGCTCACCTGGACTTCAACATAGAGTACAATGATGACCGTATAATTTTTGCCAATGTTAGTGTCCGAGATGTGAAACCGTTTAGTTTGGATGATGTGACTGAGCCGCTCAGCTTGACCCACACTTACAGTGTTCGCTGGTTCCCAACAACTGTGACCTATGAGAGGCGTGGTGACCGCCTTAGAGACTCTAGCTTCTTCCCCAAAAGCTTGGAGATCCATTGGCTTTCCATCATCAATTCCATGGTGCTTGTATTCTTGCTTTTGGGTTTTGTGGTCATTATACTCATGCGTGTTCTTAAGAGTGACCTAGCACGGTACAATTTGGATGAAGAAGGAACAGACGACATGGAACAAGGAGACAATGGATGGAAGATCATCCACACTGATGTTTTTCGTTTCCCTCCTTATCGAAGTCTCCTTTGTGCTGTGCTTGGGGTAGGGTCCCAGTTTCTTGCCCTTGGCACAGGTAATGTTTAAAACTACAAGGCTGATCTTTTTGTTCTTTATCGTTATTTTGTTCCCTTGATTATTAATTGTCCATTCTCTTGTAGGTATCATAGTAATGGTTCTCCTTGGCATGTTTAATGTGCACAGACATGGTGCTATCAATTCTGCAGCAATCTTACTATATGCCCTCACTTGTTGCATCTCTGGATATGTATCTAGTAATTTCTATCGACAAATGGGTGGAGATCGTTGGGTATGGAATATCGTCTTGACTACTAGCCTTTTCTCAGGTATTTAGTGTTTCATATTGCTACCTTTATTACTTATCTTTCTGCTTTTTTATTTCCATGTTATCTAGTTTATAAGTTGTCACTCCATAGATATTTGCTTTATTCATAACTTAAGTAACTTTCTACTTCTCAAAATGACTCCGACCTTTTTATATACACAGCGCCATTTTTCTTCACATGGAGTGTTGTAAATTCAGTTCATTGGGCCAACGGGTCTACACAAGCTCTTCCAGCAACTACAATTCTCCTCCTTCTTACCGTCTGGCTTCTGGTTGGATTTCCCCTTACTGTAATTGGAGGAATTTTTGGCAAAAATAGTGCAGTAAACTTTGAAGCTCCTTGTCGGACTAAAAACATTGCTAGAGAAATTCCTGCTCAACCATGGTACAAGTCTGCTCCAGTCCATATGGCCATTGGTGGATTTCTACCATTCAGGTAAGAGGACTTTTTTTCCGTTTCTGAGCTATCATTCCGGCCTCGCCTCTCTTTAGTCTTCTGCATAGACTGCTGCTCCCTTTGTCATTTTTCTATGCTTTTTACTAatgatttttttcctttctttacaGCGCCATCTCTGTGGAGCTCTACTACATTTTTGCTACAGTGTGGGGACGAGAGCAGTACACACTGTATGGGATACTGTTCATTGTGTTTGCCATCCTACTAAGTGTTGGTGCATGCATTTCTGTAGCGCTCACATACTTCCAGCTATCAGGTGAAGATTATCGCTGGTGGTGGCGGTCCATTATGAGCACAGGATCCACTGGAGCTTTTATCTTTCTGTACTCTGTTTTCTATTACTGGCGTCGTTCTAATATGTCAGGGGTTGTTCAGACTGTAGAGTTCTTTGGCTACTCTTTCCTTACTGCATATGTCTTCTTTCTTATGCTTGGAACGGTCAGTTTTACAGCATCCCTTCGATTTATTCGCTACATATATGTTAACCTTAAAATGGACTAAGGTATTTATCCAGGGACCTTTTTAATGTGCTTTTAAGTGCTACACATGGAGAAAATGGACCAAGATTGGAAGAGACTATACAAAGAGGGGCCGGAGATCATGTAACTACAGCTAGATGGATGTAATCCAATAACGGACATGGGGAGATGGGAGAGAGATTCACATAGAGAATTATTTAGCACAATGATTGGTGTTTGGTGGCAAGTAAAATCTGGAGCGCAAAAATGTAATCTAGGTCTGCAATCTTTTGTGCAAAGGTACGAATCTGTTACTTTGCTGCCAGTCTTTTCCATTCCTACCACTCTGACTCCTAATgtctaactgtaaagaacacttCCAATGCCTACCTGAAATCTGCTATCCTGATGTTGCTGCAGATTCTCTTCATACAGCAAGAAGTCTGCGTTTCATAGCCCTGTGTTCCCACAGGCCTGTACAATGTGTCAGGTGGTCAACTGGAATGAATGGCCTGGCTGGTTTACTTGGTCTCCTGGGTTCTAGCTGACCTGTCAGACAGTCTCTCAGTCTCTATTGGACTTCTGTACAAATATAtttatatcttttgatttttttcctttttacaaaataaaaaaatatatatatcaaaaaaTGACAATTTTAATTTTAGCTATTGCTAATTTGGTATTCATGTGACTTATTTTTCGTTTCACTAATTTACTAAGCATATTGGCTTTTTTTTTTGAGAAGACTAACTTTCTAGGAGCCCATcttatgccattttggtgcagtttCACTAGCAGCAAGACAGAAactggatgatgatgatgaagaaagcCTTTTCCAAAACCTTTCTTTA
This window harbors:
- the TM9SF1 gene encoding transmembrane 9 superfamily member 1, with protein sequence MYVLHSLPVLFVWSTLLSPITGDKRYKKDDAVLLYVNKVGPYHNPQETYHYYQLPVCAPTQIRHKSLTLGEVLDGDRMAESMYKITFRVNVERGSLCELKLDLNQVKELRQAIEELYYFEFVLDDIPIRGFVGYMEESGFLPHIHKIGLWAHLDFNIEYNDDRIIFANVSVRDVKPFSLDDVTEPLSLTHTYSVRWFPTTVTYERRGDRLRDSSFFPKSLEIHWLSIINSMVLVFLLLGFVVIILMRVLKSDLARYNLDEEGTDDMEQGDNGWKIIHTDVFRFPPYRSLLCAVLGVGSQFLALGTGIIVMVLLGMFNVHRHGAINSAAILLYALTCCISGYVSSNFYRQMGGDRWVWNIVLTTSLFSAPFFFTWSVVNSVHWANGSTQALPATTILLLLTVWLLVGFPLTVIGGIFGKNSAVNFEAPCRTKNIAREIPAQPWYKSAPVHMAIGGFLPFSAISVELYYIFATVWGREQYTLYGILFIVFAILLSVGACISVALTYFQLSGEDYRWWWRSIMSTGSTGAFIFLYSVFYYWRRSNMSGVVQTVEFFGYSFLTAYVFFLMLGTVSFTASLRFIRYIYVNLKMD